The following coding sequences lie in one Aspergillus puulaauensis MK2 DNA, chromosome 3, nearly complete sequence genomic window:
- a CDS encoding NAD(P)-dependent oxidoreductase (COG:S;~EggNog:ENOG410PVT8;~InterPro:IPR036291,IPR016040;~PFAM:PF02254,PF13460), giving the protein MRVLIIGGTGRCGKLAIDELLSKGHQVVALARNPSALGEARAGLTVIKGTPTELSDVRAAFQPTPDAVIVTLSAPRASDSPFAAPISPPRLLTDCNTNVLTAMKEYGVRKIVVLQAFGVGASWDNMSCVLRLLMGKSNMSYQYDDHNATEKVVRGSGLDYVFVWPSRLVETNEKDVKVWPKNGKGVPLSATASRVGVAQFLVEAAEGDRWDRSAAVITTSP; this is encoded by the exons atGCGAGTCCTCATAATCGGCGGCACCGGACGATGCGGCAAGCTCGCTATTGACGAACTACTCAGCAAAGGGCATCAAGTGGTCGCACTGGCCCGAAACCCTTCTGCCCTTGGAGAAGCCCGGGCCGGTTTAACGGTCATCAAAG GAACACCAACAGAATTGTCGGACGTCAGGGCAGCATTCCAGCCCACACCAGACGCCGTAATTGTTACTCTAAGCGCACCCCGGGCCAGCGACAGTCCGTTCGCAGCCCCGATCTCGCCACCACGGTTACTGACGGACTGCAACACCAACGTTCTCACCGCGATGAAGGAGTACGGGGTGCGCAAGATCGTCGTTCTTCAGGCATTCGGGGTTGGCGCGTCCTGGGATAATATGAGCTGTGTGCTGCGGCTGCTTATGGGCAAGTCCAATATGAGCTACCAGTATGATGACCACAATGCCACGGAGAAGGTGGTTAGAGGGAGTGGACTAGATTATGTCTTTGTCTGGCCATCACGGCTTGTTGAGACGAATGAAAAAGATGTCAAGGTGTGGccgaagaatgggaagggggtGCCGCTGAGTGCGACGGCGAGTCGGGTTGGCGTTGCGCAGTTCTTGGTTGAGGCTGCTGAGGGTGATCGGTGGGATCGGTCGGCTGCTGTTATTACTACCAGTCCTTGA
- a CDS encoding FAD-dependent oxidoreductase (COG:C,H;~EggNog:ENOG410PPDP;~InterPro:IPR036188,IPR002938;~PFAM:PF01494;~SECRETED:SignalP(1-18);~go_function: GO:0071949 - FAD binding [Evidence IEA]) codes for MSTHVAIIGAGLSGLTLALALHQQSIRCTLYEARSAPLDIGGAVMLSPNALRILDALNVYENVRTQGHEFNDLHFRTEDDKPLDSYEFGSAQKYGYSALRIYRNALIRELSIRVQDAGVPIVYNKKFSAVIEETPSRVTWSFDDGTTETATVLVGADGIHSKMRKYLYPDLEPMFTKAMGVSAAVPTRQLDLPEGYNLPTTIMNRTHGAFVIAQQKADGSEVFIGRQKRAPELDRDGWNALLNDKAWCVEYLRKDISAFPAVARNAVSEIKTETINLWPFYVVPKLESWSSSHARVIILGDAAHAIPPTAGQGINQAFEDVFTFALIFGRVKREDLQRGLKIWQKGRQERVDRVLALNAQIDKRRMPKDPAAEEEEHEPFELGWLYGPDFGEMVEGWLAGEGL; via the coding sequence ATGTCCACCCACGTCGCCATAATCGGAGCTGGCCTCTCAGGCCTAACCCTCGCTCTAGCCCTCCACCAACAGTCCATCCGCTGCACTCTGTACGAAGCACGCTCAGCCCCCCTCGACATCGGCGGCGCAGTAATGCTCTCACCCAACGCGCTACGCATCCTGGACGCTCTGAACGTTTATGAGAATGTACGCACCCAAGGCCACGAATTCAACGACCTCCACTTCCGCACAGAAGACGACAAGCCCCTCGACAGCTACGAGTTCGGGTCCGCGCAGAAATACGGCTACAGTGCGCTGCGGATCTACCGGAATGCTCTTATCCGCGAACTTTCAATCCGTGTGCAGGACGCTGGTGTGCCGATTGTGTACAATAAGAAGTTTTCCGCTGTGATTGAGGAAACACCCTCTCGTGTGACCTGGTCGTTTGACGATGGCACGACAGAGACTGCGACTGTCCTTGTCGGCGCTGATGGGATTCATTCCAAAATGCGGAAATATCTGTATCCGGATCTAGAGCCCATGTTTACAAAGGCCATGGGTGTTTCTGCTGCGGTGCCGACGAGGCAACTGGACCTTCCGGAGGGATATAACCTGCCTACGACGATTATGAACAGAACGCACGGGGCGTTTGTGATTGCACAGCAGAAAGCGGATGGATCTGAGGTCTTCATCGGACGCCAAAAGCGCGCCCCGGAACTAGATCGGGATGGGTGGAATGCGTTGCTTAATGATAAGGCGTGGTGTGTTGAGTATCTGCGCAAGGATATCAGTGCTTTCCCGGCCGTGGCACGGAATGCAGTCTCTGAGATCAAGACCGAGACGATCAATCTATGGCCGTTTTACGTTGTGCCGAAACTGGAGAGTTGGAGTTCGAGCCATGCGAgggtcatcatcctcggtgaTGCGGCGCATGCGATTCCGCCGACTGCGGGGCAGGGGATTAATCAGGCTTTTGAGGATGTGTTTACCTTTGCTTTGATCTTTGGGCGTGTCAAGAGGGAGGATTTACAGCGGGGGCTGAAGATTTGGCAGAAGGGACGGCAGGAACGAGTGGACAGAGTTCTGGCGTTGAATGCGCAGATTGACAAGAGGAGGATGCCTAAAGATCCGgctgctgaagaggaggagcatgAACCATTTGAGCTGGGGTGGTTGTATGGCCCGGACtttggggagatggtggagggctggctggctggggagggaCTGTAA
- a CDS encoding Zn(II)2Cys6 transcription factor (COG:S;~EggNog:ENOG410PJ22;~InterPro:IPR036864,IPR017975,IPR001138,IPR007219;~PFAM:PF00172,PF04082;~go_component: GO:0005874 - microtubule [Evidence IEA];~go_function: GO:0000981 - DNA-binding transcription factor activity, RNA polymerase II-specific [Evidence IEA];~go_function: GO:0003677 - DNA binding [Evidence IEA];~go_function: GO:0005525 - GTP binding [Evidence IEA];~go_function: GO:0008270 - zinc ion binding [Evidence IEA];~go_process: GO:0006351 - transcription, DNA-templated [Evidence IEA];~go_process: GO:0006355 - regulation of transcription, DNA-templated [Evidence IEA];~go_process: GO:0007017 - microtubule-based process [Evidence IEA]) has protein sequence MSSDVGPPGSVRKRPRPVISCLRCREKKLKCDRVSPCENCSRAGCAPNCVFLHGTPAASEPKRARSGSAATPEQNGPPGTSGGTGAGSGVGLIEDLQQRLKRVEEMLNIGSEKALSVSGGLPARTAKVGKRQVADSGRRYPGTLVVKGTRTRYRGQNDRMALIQEFEGAKDLVGACTQDDAIFRVAKEVQFLQRRSTMPVETPDSQPDLDASVELQQMEQNMPSMEVCDKLMGTYATNFEDAMRVFHIPTLYRQYADFWSNPDRGSEHYAMFVPQLTAIMAATVALVDEEFQQAYPAAVEYLTKPAINLVRSWLSKLSRKQRTELTNLQTEALVLSARYMHFETPEEVWRITGALVRSAMVMGLHLDLSAYTDLSVFQKELRRRLWITIVELDLQSSIMSGMPITIPDIDFTPLMPLNICDVDYHPDMTELPPAKPFTEWTDTLSQIALAMSLSARIRAMAMVQTPGPNLNLDDAMEQGRRIAECLRQIPPPLRLDPPAVPDDPAPQLFNRVRLNLYIRRPLISLYRSIIKKCGASETPPEVWDTLLSSSLSVLSYLDYFDPSVSDIDYHNLPGYWHLFQTFCRNDILQAALSVCAYMRLAPSPWRASHSKANLIRAVESALDGMARTTDKPGSELKDILLLSVVLNLVRARGSEEDQKEIVKQGVLKAMMTCREHLASTVGQPLPQQQQQTQFVQNGAQVQDQIHSAAQSQAQTQPDTQMAQVTPQMHPSHIFTPNAPAYPSASMAEMPDFLGDDPVLAAEFNNFMVNPFGFDDGSFGGFFGNI, from the exons ATGTCATCCGATGTAGGCCCGCCGGGGTCAGTCCGCAAGCGCCCGCGGCCCGTCATTTCGTGCCTGCGCTGTCgcgagaagaagctcaagtgCGACCGCGTCAGCCCCTGCGAGAACTGCTCCAGGGCCGGCTGCGCGCCCAACTGCGTCTTCCTGCATGGAACCCCCGCTGCGAGCGAGCCTAAGCGCGCAAGATCCGGGTCTGCCGCTACCCCTGAGCAGAATGGGCCGCCGGGGACTTCTGGGGGGACGGGGGCCGGTTCCGGGGTTGGGCTGATTGAGGATCTccagcagcggctgaagAGGGTCGAGGAGATGCTGAATATCGGCTCGGAGAAGGCGCTTTCGGTCAGCGGTGGACTACCGGCTCGCACTGCGAAGGTCGGAAAGAGGCAGGTCGCTGACTCTGGTCGGAGGTATCCGGGGACGCTGGTCGTCAAGGGGACGAGGACTCGGTACCGTGGCCAGAACGACCGGATGGCGCTGATTCAGGAGTTCGAAGGAGCAAAGGACTTGGTCGGTGCGTGTACGCAGGATGATGCGATCTTCAGAGTCGCGAAGGAGGTCCAGTTCCTGCAGCGCAGGTCCACCATGCCGGTTGAGACCCCGGACTCACAGCCAGACCTGGACGCCTCTGTGGAGCTGCAGCAGATGGAACAGAACATGCCATCAATGGAAGTGTGCGATAAGCTGATGGGAACGTATGCGACCAACTTTGAAGACGCAATGCGCGTCTTTCACATCCCGACGCTGTACCGGCAGTATGCCGACTTCTGGAGCAATCCTGACCGGGGCAGTGAGCACTACGCCATGTTCGTACCGCAGTTGACGGCTATCATGGCTGCGACTGTTGCATTGGTAGATGAAGAGTTCCAGCAGGCGTATCCAGCTGCTGTGGAATACCTGACGAAACCTGCAATCAACCTCGTCCGCTCGTGGCTGTCGAAGCTATCGCGGAAGCAGCGGACGGAACTCACGAACCTCCAGACTGAAGCGCTTGTACTGTCAGCTCGCTATATGCACTTTGAGACACCAGAGGAGGTGTGGCGGATAACGGGTGCTCTCGTGCGctcggcgatggtgatggGCCTGCATCTGGATCTCAGTGCATACACAGACCTGTCAGTCTTCCAGAAGGAACTGCGGCGTCGACTGTGGATTACCATCGTCGAGCTTGACCTGCAATCGTCCATCATGTCCGGCATGCCAATTACCATCCCCGACATCGACTTCACTCCCCTCATGCCACTCAACATCTGCGATGTCGACTACCACCCAGACATGACCGAACTGCCCCCCGCGAAACCATTCACCGAATGGACAGACACCCTCTCACAAATCGCCCTCGCAATGTCCCTCTCAGCACGCATCCGCgcaatggccatggtgcAAACCCCCGGCCCAAACCTCAACCTCGACGACGCAATGGAACAAGGCCGCCGGATAGCAGAATGCCTGCGCCAAATCCCCCCTCCACTGCGCCTCGACCCCCCGGCCGTCCCCGACGACCCAGCTCCCCAACTCTTCAACCGTGTCCGTCTAAACCTGTACATCCGCCGGCCCCTCATAAGTCTCTACCGCTCCATCATCAAGAAATGCGGCGCGTCCGAAACCCCGCCAGAGGTGTGGGACACCCTGCTCAGCTCCTccctctccgtcctctcCTACCTCGACTACTTCGACCCCTCAGTCTCCGACATCGACTACCACAACCTCCCGGGCTACTGGCACCTCTTCCAAACCTTCTGCCGGAACGATATCCTACAAGCCGCGCTAAGTGTCTGCGCATACATGAGGCTAGCGCCAAGCCCCTGGCGTGCATCACATAGTAAAGCGAATCTCATCCGCGCCGTCGAAAGCGCACTTGACGGCATGGCGCGCACGACTGATAAACCAGGCAGCGAGTTAAAAGATATACTGCTCCTCTCTGTGGTGCTGAATTTGGTGCGTGCGCGCGGCTCCGAGGAGGACCAGAAGGAGATTGTCAAGCAGGGCGTGCTTAAGGCCATGATGACTTGTCGTGAACATTTGGCTTCGACGGTGGGGCAACCACtgccacagcaacagcagcagacgcAGTTTGTTCAGAATGGAGCACAGGTGCAGGATCAGATCCATTCTGCAGCGCAGAGCCAGGCTCAGACTCAGCCTGATACTCAGATGGCTCAGGTGACTCCACAG ATGCACCCATCCCATATATTCACGCCGAATGCCCCCGCCTACCCGTCTGCGTCTATGGCTGAAATGCCAGACTTCCTGGGCGACGACCCCGTGCTGGCCGCGGAGTTTAATAACTTCATGGTGAACCCGTTCGGGTTTGATGATGGGTCTTTCGGGGGGTTCTTTGGGAATATCTAA
- a CDS encoding alpha/beta fold hydrolase (COG:S;~EggNog:ENOG410PTDM;~InterPro:IPR000073,IPR029058,IPR000639;~MEROPS:MER0026339;~PFAM:PF12697,PF00561;~go_function: GO:0003824 - catalytic activity [Evidence IEA]): MPHLKLRDGAELFYKDWGNPKGPIVTFSHGWPLSSDNWESQMFHLADNGYRVIAHDRRGHGRSTQTWDGNNMETFVDDLEELFAHLNVQDAVMVGHSHGGGEVTRYLGKHGTKRAKKAVLVGAIPPLMLKTSANPDGLDKSVFDSFRQAMLEDRAQFFIDVPSGPFFGFNRSEDKKSEGQIWSWWRQGMNTSFKAAYDCIKDFSETDFTEDLKKIDIPVLVLHGDDDQVVPIQTTGARSAKLLPQGKLKVYKGGSHGIHNINVDEVNQDLLDFIKA, translated from the coding sequence ATGCCGCATCTCAAACTCCGCGACGGAGCCGAGCTCTTCTACAAAGACTGGGGCAACCCCAAAGGCCCCATCGTGACCTTCTCACACGGATGGCCCCTAAGCAGCGACAACTGGGAGAGCCAGATGTTCCACCTAGCCGATAACGGCTACCGGGTTATCGCGCATGACCGACGTGGCCACGGCCGATCAACCCAGACCTGGGACGGAAACAACATGGAGACCTTCGTGGACGATCTCGAGGAGCTATTCGCGCATCTCAACGTCCAGGATGCAGTTATGGTCGGCCATTCGCATGGGGGAGGCGAGGTAACACGCTATCTGGGCAAGCATGGTACGAAGCGTGCGAAGaaggctgttcttgttggtgCGATTCCGCCATTGATGCTCAAGACCAGCGCCAACCCTGATGGGCTCGATAAGTCGGTTTTCGATTCGTTTCGGCAGGCTATGCTTGAGGACCGGGCGCAATTCTTCATCGATGTGCCCAGTGGGCCCTTCTTTGGCTTTAATCGGTCCGAGGATAAGAAGAGCGAAGGCCAGatctggagctggtggaggCAGGGCATGAATACTAGTTTCAAGGCGGCGTATGATTGTATCAAGGATTTCTCGGAGACGGACTTTACGGAGGATCTTAAGAAGATTGATATTCCGGTTTTGGTGCttcatggcgatgatgaccaGGTTGTTCCTATTCAGACTACTGGGGCTAGATCGGCGAAGCTTTTGCCTCAGGGCAAGTTGAAGGTTTATAAAGGCGGTTCTCATGGCATTCACAATATCAATGTGGATGAGGTTAATCAGGATCTACTGGACTTTATCAAGGCGTGA
- a CDS encoding putative aquaglyceroporin (COG:G;~EggNog:ENOG410PN7S;~InterPro:IPR023271,IPR022357,IPR000425;~PFAM:PF00230;~TransMembrane:7 (o166-187i199-222o242-263i294-318o330-348i360-376o382-402i);~go_component: GO:0016020 - membrane [Evidence IEA];~go_function: GO:0015267 - channel activity [Evidence IEA];~go_process: GO:0055085 - transmembrane transport [Evidence IEA]), with the protein MVRNSGPFGDHNETSLNSSTTRTASQNETQAHSSRSPGYLSLAGPPQTSNQGIAYLEPDYIRLNPQYSQKHQDEPVWSLAQPLPHVVRGGMRSEDKATGQDDHGHEHVSRPNATAENQPASTEPPAAAPADKEEEQGKLEAQQSTHDNRDFFNTWGKCRHFLRQELAEWLGVTLAMTLGLCAGLSTFTSQNQAGSFASLAAAWGFAFMIAIYVAGGVSGGHLNPAITISLSVWRGFPARRCLTYTIAQILGAITASGIAYAIYHDSIVRIATLSNVPQSQSDAKQAMVTMPKEFVHPAAAFFSEFVGSAILMGVILALGDDTNAPPGAGMQAFIIGLLITVLILALGFTTGGCFNPARDFGGRLVAVMAGWGGHLFRERNAWWVWGTWIADIFGGLFGGFLYDLIIFTGGESPVNYPPRRRKRALLLKQRNARRRMRFGLNKIPDIERAAQEFE; encoded by the exons ATGGTCAGAAACAGCGGGCCCTTCGGCGACCATAACG AAACATCCCTCAACTCCAGCACAACGCGAACAGCATCCCAAAATGAAACACAAGCAcacagcagcagaagccccGGCTACCTCTCTCTAGCCGGTCCTCCCCAAACCTCAAACCAAGGCATCGCATACCTGGAGCCAGACTACATCCGCCTCAACCCGCAATACAGCCAGAAACACCAGGACGAGCCAGTATGGAGTCTCGCGCAGCCCCTCCCTCACGTCGTGCGCGGCGGAATGCGTTCAGAGGATAAAGCGACCGGGCAAGACGACCACGGGCACGAACACGTCTCCAGACCGAACGCGACCGCCGAGAACCAGCCTGCCTCGACTGAACCGCCCGCCGCGGCGCCCGCagacaaggaggaggagcagggcaAGCTCGAAGCACAACAGTCTACGCACGATAATCGGGACTTCTTCAACACGTGGGGGAAATGTAGACACTTCCTCCGGCAGGAATTAGCGGAATGGCTCGGCGTGACTCTTGCAATGACGCTCGGTCTCTGCGCGGGTCTGTCCACATTCACGTCGCAGAACCAGGCGGGCTCGTTCGCTTCTCTTGCGGCCGCTTGGGGATTCGCGTTCATGATTGCTATCTATGTCGCTGGTGGTGTTTCCGGTGGACATCTTAACCCGGCTATCACGATCTCTCTCTCCGTCTGGCGAGGATTCCCGGCGCGGCGATGTTTAACATATACTATTGCCCAGATCCTCGGGGCTATAACCGCCAGCGGTATTGCATATGCGATCTACCACGACTCCATCGTCCGGATTGCGACCCTGAGCAATGTCCCGCAGTCGCAGTCCGACGCGAAGCAGGCCATGGTCACAATGCCCAAGGAGTTCGTGCACCCGGCAGCAGCGTTCTTCAGCGAGTTCGTCGGGTCCGCCATTCTCATGGGTGTAATTCTAGCTCTGGGTGACGATACCAATGCACCGCCTGGCGCCGGTATGCAGGCGTTTATCATCGGTCTGCTTATCACGGTCCTTATCCTGGCACTCGGATTCACGACAGGGGGATGCTTCAATCCAGCTCGCGATTTCGGGGGCAGGCTTGTAGCTGTTATGGCGGGCTGGGGAGGGCATCTGTTCCGCGAGCGCAATGCatggtgggtttgggggaCTTGGATTGCGGATATATTtggggggttgtttgggGGGTTTCTCTATGATTTGATTATCTTTACTGGTGGTGAGAGTCCGGTCAATTATCCGCCGAGACGCAGGAAGAGAGCGCTCTTGCTGAAGCAGAGGAatgcgagaaggaggatgcggtTTGGACTGAATAAAATTCCGGATATTGAGAGGGCAGCACAGGAGTTTGAATAG
- a CDS encoding uncharacterized protein (COG:S;~EggNog:ENOG410Q0HT), with the protein MLHNRKAAPSDRLADGSTLLHELLRSSSYLQDSRYLYALRDFAFSLIDAGVPVAEKTLDGDSVADEVLLRMSHVHLTRGMPNPVGQLLKRLFLSGSELASLAEVPYLRRLYHIPQPLHGFWYRKTALVQSLCLQNMLGDIQFSPLQMAIVTKSEEGLRESLLRTNDGFSTSPPYTPGFGTLLAWCLGWIPGMMLVLESPLPQNAYSISSCFDVACLNKDIESASLLLDHNPEITLHALRSAVHCRDRAVLKTAISLLAAQRHALQEMALHHLAAEHIRSLELPESGLLDTKTRLVYDALVRQGIKSLPCVFPEVGSVYSALRADIPAAELLYVAELLYAAGFTDLNQRCATGITEIGYMRLYSGSLVSFATMADWMISRGADLYIPSRHGYPAIFYVAGELGSGLGTVSYKCHKKSCLHGSTSSCELGTILSTHVSVVDLISTVLSDGITDDCLCACSGRGCSPLTQLLKAYHNSNRLWMIGHLQEIVSRTLNTDCWKTTVSAIVRYLTFEALEMTHTCHITYTFGVRCLDSEETCEIRDEESAMIVQLDELMVEFDRKYDELDVGIRQFLEGYWHTRMDEVLQEQQGISPDESMKVREIGVILSDADYSSSDDGED; encoded by the exons ATGCTTCACAACCGCAAAGCAGCACCAAGTGACCGCCTCGCTGATGGCAGTACGCTACTACAT GAACTGCTACGTTCCAGTTCCTATTTGCAAGATTCGCGCTACCTTTATGCGCTCCGGGACTTTGCATTTTCACTCATTGATGCCGGTGTGCCTGTGGCGGAGAAAACACTCGACGGCGACTCGGTAGCTGATGAGGTTCTCTTAAGGATGTCCCATGTGCACTTGACGAGAGGGATGCCGAATCCTGTCGGCCAGTTGCTAAAAAGGCTTTTCCTGTCTGGCAGCGAACTAGCATCACTTGCGGAGGTACCTTATCTACGTCGTTTGTATCACATCCCTCAGCCGCTTCACGGATTTTGGTATCGGAAAACAGCCCTTGTACAAAGCCTGTGTCTCCAAAATATGCTCGGTG ACATCCAGTTTTCGCCACTTCAGATGGCAATTGTAACAAAGTCGGAGGAAGGGCTTCGAGAGTCTCTGCTGCGAACAAATGATGGATTTTCTACTTCACCACCCTATACCCCGGGGTTCGGTACGCTTTTAGCTTGGTGCTTGGGATGGATTCCCGGTATGATGCTGGTTTTGGaatctcctctgcctcaaAACGCCTATTCAATATCCAGTTGTTTTGACGTCGCGTGCCTAAACAAGGACATTGAGTCTGCATCGTTATTACTTGACCATAACCCGGAGATAACACTACACGCATTGCGTAGTGCCGTTCATTGCAGGGATAGGGCTGTTTTGAAGACCGCAATTTCGCTATTGGCCGCCCAACGGCACGCGCTCCAGGAGATGGCTCTTCACCATCTAGCAGCTGAACATATTCGGTCATTGGAACTACCAGAAAGTGGCCTATTAGACACCAAGACTCGCTTAGTCTATGATGCTCTTGTGCGGCAGGGAATTAAGTCCTTACCATGTGTGTTCCCAGAGGTGGGGTCTGTATATAGTGCCCTTAGAGCAGATATACCTGCCGCTGAGCTCCTCTACGTCGCCGAGCTCCTCTACGCCGCTGGATTCACTGACCTGAACCAACGTTGTGCAACTGGAATTACGGAAATTGGATACATGAGGTTGTATTCTGGCTCGTTGGTGTCATTCGCAACTATGGCCGACTGGATGATTTCCAGAGGTGCAGACCTTTACATCCCCTCGCGACACGGCTATCCTGCAATATTTTACGTTGCGGGTGAACTCGGGTCTGGACTTGGTACGGTGAGCTATAAATGTCACAAGAAATCCTGTCTCCACGGTAGCACGTCGTCGTGTGAACTAGGGACGATCCTATCAACACATGTTTCTGTGGTAGACCTCATTTCCACGGTGCTCTCAGATGGTATCACGGACGACTGTCTCTGCGCATGCTCAGGGCGTGGGTGTTCTCCGTTAACCCAACTGCTTAAAGCCTATCACAATTCTAACCGCTTATGGATGATTGGCCACCTTCAAGAAATAGTATCCAGAACGCTGAACACGGACTGCTGGAAGACAACAGTTTCCGCCATTGTTCGCTATCTTACCTTTGAGGCCCTGGAGATGACCCATACGTGTCATATCACATATACTTTTGGAGTGAGATGTCTAGATTCAGAGGAGACTTGCGAAATACGCGACGAAGAATCCGCGATGATAGTGCAGCTCGATGAACTGATGGTGGAGTTTGACCGAAAATACGATGAACTTGACGTCGGCATCAGGCAATTTCTTGAGGGGTATTGGCATACTCGTATGGACGAGGTGCttcaggagcagcagggcATTAGCCCTGACGAATCTATGAAGGTTCGCGAAATTGGTGTTATTTTATCGGATGCAGATTATAGTTCCTCAGATGACGGAGAGGACTAA
- a CDS encoding uncharacterized protein (COG:S;~EggNog:ENOG410PYDX;~TransMembrane:1 (o6-29i)) yields MTDPFSISGGVVGVVSLGLTVSQGLIAYYGPWKSYDDEISGFTTRLEGLQHSLQVLHEFISPEQELDLPSDQYKKIVSLQLK; encoded by the coding sequence ATGACCGACCCGTTCTCTATCAGTGGCGGCGTGGTCGGGGTTGTCTCTCTCGGCCTCACGGTCTCCCAGGGACTCATTGCTTATTATGGGCCCTGGAAGAGCTACGATGACGAGATTTCAGGCTTCACCACAAGGCTGGAGGGCCTGCAACACTCGTTACAGGTGCTTCACGAGTTTATTTCCCCGGAACAGGAGCTCGATCTGCCATCCGACCAGTACAAGAAGATAGTCTCTTTGCAGCTAAAGTAG